A window of the Streptomyces albireticuli genome harbors these coding sequences:
- a CDS encoding aldehyde dehydrogenase produces the protein MGELIEYGQLFIGGAMTDPAGRDTIDVVSPHTERVIGRVPHAGFEDVDRAVAAARASFDSGVWAGLPLAGRIEVVTRIKDGIAARHEELARTISAENGSPYSWSVLAQALGAMMVWDCAIGVARDIPYEERRGGVLGPLVVRREPVGVVAAVVPWNVPQFVAAAKLAPALLAGCSVILKPSPETPLDAYLLAEIVAAAGLPEGVLSILPAGPETGEYLVGHPGVDKVSFTGSVAAGKRVMEVASRHLTRVTLELGGKSAAVVLPDADLDAAVAGIVPSAWMNNGQACVAQTRILAPRVHYDELAERFAAAARALVVGDPLDPATQVGPLVAERQRRRSLDYIALGRREGAKVLAGGGRPAGLDTGWYVEPTLFGDVGNTMRIAREEIFGPVICLLPYDTEEEAVRIADDSDYGLSGSVWTRDVEHGLDIARRVRTGTYSVNTFSLDMLGPFGGYKNSGLGREFGPEGFAEYQEHKMIHLPAGHGEG, from the coding sequence ATGGGCGAACTCATCGAGTACGGGCAGCTGTTCATCGGCGGCGCCATGACCGACCCGGCCGGCCGGGACACCATCGACGTCGTCTCGCCGCACACCGAGCGCGTCATCGGACGCGTACCGCACGCCGGCTTCGAGGACGTCGACCGGGCCGTGGCCGCCGCCCGGGCGTCCTTCGACTCCGGCGTCTGGGCCGGCCTGCCGCTGGCCGGGCGGATCGAGGTCGTCACCCGGATCAAGGACGGGATCGCCGCCCGCCACGAGGAGCTCGCCCGGACCATCTCCGCCGAGAACGGCTCCCCCTACTCCTGGAGCGTCCTCGCGCAGGCGCTCGGCGCGATGATGGTGTGGGACTGCGCCATCGGTGTCGCGCGCGACATCCCTTACGAGGAGCGGCGCGGCGGCGTCCTCGGGCCGCTGGTGGTGCGGCGCGAGCCGGTCGGGGTGGTCGCGGCGGTCGTCCCCTGGAACGTGCCGCAGTTCGTGGCCGCGGCCAAGCTGGCGCCCGCCCTGCTGGCGGGCTGCTCCGTGATCCTCAAGCCGTCGCCGGAGACGCCCCTGGACGCGTATCTGCTCGCCGAGATCGTCGCCGCGGCCGGGCTGCCGGAGGGCGTGCTGTCGATCCTGCCCGCCGGACCGGAGACCGGCGAGTACCTGGTCGGGCACCCCGGCGTCGACAAGGTCTCCTTCACCGGCTCGGTCGCGGCCGGCAAGCGCGTCATGGAGGTCGCCTCCCGCCACCTCACCCGGGTCACGCTGGAGCTGGGCGGCAAGTCCGCGGCCGTCGTCCTGCCCGACGCCGACCTGGACGCGGCCGTCGCCGGCATCGTGCCGAGCGCCTGGATGAACAACGGCCAGGCCTGCGTCGCGCAGACCCGCATCCTCGCCCCGCGCGTCCACTACGACGAGCTCGCCGAGCGGTTCGCGGCCGCGGCCCGCGCCCTCGTCGTCGGCGACCCCCTCGACCCGGCCACCCAGGTCGGGCCGCTGGTCGCGGAGCGGCAGCGGCGGCGCTCGCTGGACTACATCGCGCTCGGGCGGCGCGAGGGCGCCAAGGTGCTCGCGGGCGGCGGCCGCCCGGCCGGGCTCGACACCGGCTGGTACGTCGAGCCCACGCTGTTCGGCGACGTCGGCAACACCATGCGGATCGCCCGCGAGGAGATCTTCGGGCCGGTCATCTGCCTGCTGCCCTACGACACGGAGGAGGAGGCCGTCCGGATCGCCGACGACTCCGACTACGGGCTCTCCGGCAGCGTCTGGACCCGCGACGTCGAGCACGGCCTGGACATCGCGCGCCGGGTGCGCACCGGAACGTACTCGGTGAACACCTTCAGCCTCGACATGCTCGGCCCCTTCGGCGGCTACAAGAACTCCGGCCTGGGCCGGGAGTTCGGCCCCGAGGGCTTCGCCGAGTACCAGGAGCACAAGATGATCCACCTGCCCGCCGGGCACGGGGAGGGCTGA
- a CDS encoding ferredoxin gives MAERWRVTVDRRVCVGSGLCAGLAPEAFRLDPARRSHPVPGARGESERVREAAEMCPVEAIAIALADTGEAVFPPPE, from the coding sequence ATGGCCGAGCGCTGGCGCGTCACGGTGGACCGGCGCGTGTGCGTCGGCTCGGGGCTGTGCGCCGGCCTCGCCCCCGAGGCCTTCCGGCTCGATCCGGCGCGCAGGTCCCACCCGGTGCCGGGCGCGAGGGGGGAGTCCGAACGGGTGCGTGAGGCGGCGGAGATGTGCCCGGTCGAGGCGATCGCGATCGCACTCGCGGACACGGGGGAGGCGGTGTTCCCGCCGCCGGAGTGA
- the lanKC gene encoding class III lanthionine synthetase LanKC, which yields MDKRYEVYCLADRHFYETPDRLSLPAGGAPEAGGGFYETARRPVPAGWHTSRTGDWLHLTPVDADGAPRPGQPPQGWKIHVSATAASAEKTAAAVWDHCVPRGIPFKFVPAPHLLHLRNSKYAGRDHSGKFVTVYPKDEEQLHATLTELHEVVGGRPGPYVLTDLRWHDGPLYVRYGAFARRFCVDARGTLVPAIEDGEGRLVPDRRDPAFHVPDWVTLPAFLEPHLAARNATTVGELPYRIEKALHFSNGGGVYAGTDTRDGRKVVLKEARPHAGLAADGADAVARLERERAALEKLSGLGVAPEVRDWFTLGEHSFLVMDFVEGRLLNSYFSERHPLIAATPATTAVADYTAWALRVHAAVEEAVALVHSRGVVFNDLHMFNIMVAPDERSVTLIDFEAAAPAAEHGRQIVAHPGFVAPPDRTGTEVDRYALACLRLALFLPVTMLFAIDRGKAAHLAEVIAEEFPEVPEEFLAEAVAEIAGEGAGGRAAGGGPGRGAHDGAGGRAGSGAAGGSGSGVHGDVRTAGGRGAPGGTRSGTGGGAVGGSGSDPGRGVHAGTATRRGADGRAGSAAVPAAARRPRAGAHPAPGDWPRSRDSMARAILASATPDRADRLFPGDIAQFGDGGGLGLAHGAAGVLHALAETGADRYERGERWLLDHTDPLPPGTPLGLYDGVAGVACVLDRLGHTRRALDLAATVLAEKWQRLTSDLHSGLAGVGLALDHLARTTGERQLHDQAVEAAQLLADRLAADLASPAAGRRRAGLMHGASGPALLFLRLHERTGAPALLELAERALRADLARCVTTPNGTLEVDEGWRTMPYLGDGSVGVGMVLDDFLDRAARRGTAADPALAEARTGILRAARSRFYVQPGLLQGRAGMVLHLGRTTAPGVTAEHLATQVRGLSWYAMAYEGELAFPGSQMMRLSMDLATGTAGVLLALGAALGAPGGPAPQLPFLPPLRAPKDRLRTEP from the coding sequence ATGGACAAGCGGTACGAGGTCTACTGCCTGGCGGACAGGCACTTCTACGAGACCCCGGACCGTCTGTCCCTCCCGGCCGGCGGCGCGCCGGAGGCCGGTGGCGGGTTCTACGAGACCGCCCGCCGCCCGGTGCCCGCCGGCTGGCACACCTCCCGCACCGGCGACTGGCTGCACCTCACGCCCGTGGACGCCGACGGCGCCCCGCGCCCCGGGCAGCCGCCCCAGGGCTGGAAGATCCACGTGTCGGCGACGGCCGCGAGCGCGGAGAAGACCGCCGCCGCCGTCTGGGACCACTGCGTCCCGAGGGGCATCCCCTTCAAGTTCGTCCCCGCCCCGCACCTGCTGCACCTGCGCAACAGCAAATACGCGGGGCGCGACCACAGCGGAAAGTTCGTCACGGTCTACCCGAAGGACGAGGAGCAACTCCACGCCACGCTCACCGAGTTGCACGAGGTCGTCGGCGGCAGGCCCGGCCCGTACGTCCTCACGGACCTCCGCTGGCACGACGGCCCGCTCTACGTCCGCTACGGCGCCTTCGCCCGCCGGTTCTGCGTCGACGCGCGCGGCACGCTCGTCCCCGCGATCGAGGACGGCGAAGGGCGGCTGGTGCCCGACCGCCGCGACCCCGCGTTCCACGTCCCCGACTGGGTGACGCTGCCCGCCTTCCTGGAGCCCCACCTCGCCGCCCGCAACGCCACCACGGTCGGCGAGCTGCCCTACCGCATCGAGAAGGCCCTGCACTTCTCCAACGGCGGCGGCGTCTACGCCGGCACCGACACCCGCGACGGCCGGAAGGTCGTCCTCAAGGAGGCCCGGCCGCACGCCGGCCTCGCCGCCGACGGCGCGGACGCCGTCGCCCGGCTGGAGCGCGAGCGGGCCGCCCTGGAGAAGCTCTCCGGGCTCGGCGTGGCTCCCGAGGTGCGTGACTGGTTCACCCTCGGCGAGCACAGCTTCCTCGTCATGGACTTCGTCGAGGGCCGCCTCCTCAACTCCTACTTCTCCGAGCGTCACCCCCTGATCGCCGCCACCCCGGCCACCACCGCCGTGGCCGACTACACGGCCTGGGCGCTGCGCGTCCACGCCGCGGTCGAGGAGGCCGTGGCCCTGGTGCACTCCAGGGGAGTGGTCTTCAACGACCTGCACATGTTCAACATCATGGTCGCCCCCGACGAACGCTCGGTGACCCTCATCGACTTCGAGGCCGCCGCCCCCGCCGCCGAGCACGGCCGCCAGATCGTCGCCCACCCCGGCTTCGTCGCCCCGCCGGACCGCACCGGCACCGAGGTCGACCGCTACGCCCTGGCGTGCCTGCGGCTGGCGCTGTTCCTGCCGGTGACCATGCTCTTCGCCATCGACCGCGGCAAGGCCGCCCATCTGGCCGAGGTGATCGCCGAGGAGTTCCCCGAGGTGCCGGAGGAGTTCCTGGCGGAGGCCGTGGCGGAGATCGCCGGGGAAGGGGCGGGCGGCCGGGCGGCCGGCGGTGGCCCCGGCCGTGGCGCCCACGACGGCGCGGGCGGGCGCGCGGGCAGCGGTGCCGCCGGGGGTTCCGGCAGCGGCGTCCACGGTGACGTGCGTACGGCCGGCGGCCGTGGGGCGCCCGGGGGGACCCGCTCCGGTACGGGCGGTGGAGCCGTCGGCGGCTCCGGGAGCGACCCCGGCCGTGGCGTCCACGCGGGCACGGCCACCCGCCGTGGGGCGGACGGGCGAGCCGGCTCCGCCGCGGTGCCCGCCGCCGCCCGTCGCCCCCGCGCGGGAGCGCACCCCGCGCCCGGGGACTGGCCACGCAGCCGGGACTCGATGGCGCGGGCGATCCTCGCCTCCGCCACCCCCGACCGTGCCGACCGGCTCTTCCCGGGCGACATCGCGCAGTTCGGCGACGGCGGCGGGCTCGGCCTCGCGCACGGCGCCGCCGGGGTGCTGCACGCCCTCGCCGAGACCGGCGCGGACCGCTACGAGCGGGGCGAGCGCTGGCTCCTCGACCACACCGACCCGCTGCCGCCGGGCACCCCGCTCGGCCTCTACGACGGTGTCGCCGGCGTCGCCTGCGTCCTCGACCGGCTCGGCCACACCCGGCGCGCCCTCGACCTCGCCGCGACCGTCCTCGCAGAGAAGTGGCAGCGGCTCACCTCCGACCTCCACAGCGGCCTGGCCGGAGTCGGCCTCGCCCTCGACCACCTCGCCCGGACCACCGGCGAGCGGCAGCTCCACGACCAGGCCGTCGAAGCCGCCCAGCTCCTCGCCGACCGGCTGGCCGCCGACCTCGCGTCCCCCGCCGCCGGCCGCCGCCGGGCCGGCCTGATGCACGGCGCGAGCGGCCCCGCCCTGCTCTTCCTCCGGCTCCACGAACGCACCGGGGCCCCCGCCCTGCTCGAACTCGCCGAGCGGGCCCTGCGCGCCGACCTCGCCCGCTGCGTCACGACCCCCAACGGCACCCTGGAGGTCGACGAGGGCTGGCGCACGATGCCCTACCTGGGCGACGGCAGCGTCGGCGTCGGCATGGTCCTCGACGACTTCCTCGACCGCGCCGCCCGGCGCGGGACCGCCGCCGACCCGGCGCTGGCCGAGGCCCGCACGGGCATCCTCCGCGCCGCGCGCTCGCGGTTCTACGTCCAGCCCGGCCTCCTCCAGGGCCGCGCCGGCATGGTCCTGCACCTCGGCCGCACGACCGCACCCGGCGTCACCGCGGAGCACCTGGCCACCCAGGTCCGCGGACTGTCCTGGTACGCGATGGCCTACGAAGGGGAACTCGCCTTCCCCGGCAGCCAGATGATGCGGCTGTCCATGGACCTCGCCACCGGAACGGCGGGCGTCCTGCTGGCCCTGGGCGCCGCGCTCGGCGCCCCCGGCGGCCCGGCGCCGCAACTCCCCTTCCTGCCGCCCCTGAGGGCGCCCAAGGACCGGCTCCGCACGGAGCCGTAG
- a CDS encoding SapB/AmfS family lanthipeptide, with the protein MALLDLQNMDSEEYGGGHGGGGSNVSLLLCWSTASVALCL; encoded by the coding sequence ATGGCCCTTCTCGACCTTCAGAACATGGACTCCGAGGAGTACGGCGGCGGCCACGGCGGCGGAGGCAGCAACGTGAGCCTTCTCCTCTGCTGGAGCACGGCCAGCGTCGCGCTCTGCCTGTGA
- a CDS encoding ABC transporter ATP-binding protein, which translates to MAQTSTAPAGAPGERHPGDRILLDATRHSAARAAALALIAVAATGATLLLPAALGHTLDLLLARRGAEATRWVLLCAGLVCAPAALDALDEVLSGTTAARTTAWLRHRLLAHVLAAGPRATARFAPGDLVTRLVGNAADVGTAPGTLAGSAAAVAAPLGGVLALGLIDPWLAVGFLAGAPLLALLLRAFARASGDCAAEYQRLQGEIAGRLVEAVGGARTIAAAGTARRETARVLAPLPGLSHQGHRMWRVQGRAAAQAVTVVPLLQITVLAVAGLRLTQGALSVGDLLAASRYAVLATGVGVLVGHVSAIVRARTAAGRVAEVLAEPATAHGYCQLPAAGAGTLELRGVSAERGGRTVLRDVDLVVPGGTSLAVVGRSGTGKSVLAELAGRLADPAAGVVTLDGVPLRELGHDTLRRAVGYAFARPAPLGGTIGGTIAFGVFDPGPDAVTEAARAACADGFVRRMPLGYATPCEDAPLSGGESQRLGLARAFAHAGRVLILDDATSSLDTLTEHEVTRALHGTTTRTRLVVAHRASTAARADRVAWLADGRLRATGTHEDLWRDPEYRALFGAR; encoded by the coding sequence ATGGCACAGACCAGTACCGCCCCCGCCGGAGCGCCCGGCGAGCGGCACCCCGGCGACCGGATCCTGCTCGACGCGACCCGGCACAGCGCCGCCCGCGCCGCGGCCCTGGCCCTGATCGCCGTCGCCGCCACCGGCGCCACCCTGCTGCTGCCCGCCGCCCTCGGCCACACCCTCGACCTCCTCCTCGCCCGGCGCGGCGCCGAGGCGACCCGCTGGGTCCTGCTCTGCGCGGGCCTCGTCTGCGCCCCCGCCGCGCTCGACGCCCTCGACGAGGTGCTCTCCGGCACCACCGCAGCCCGCACCACGGCCTGGCTGCGCCACCGCCTGCTGGCCCACGTCCTCGCCGCCGGGCCCCGCGCCACCGCCCGCTTCGCCCCCGGAGACCTCGTCACCCGCCTCGTCGGCAACGCCGCCGACGTCGGCACCGCCCCCGGCACGCTCGCCGGATCCGCCGCCGCCGTCGCCGCCCCGCTGGGCGGCGTCCTCGCGCTCGGCCTCATCGACCCCTGGCTCGCCGTCGGGTTCCTCGCCGGGGCGCCCCTGCTCGCCCTGCTGCTGCGGGCCTTCGCCCGCGCCTCCGGCGACTGCGCGGCGGAGTACCAGCGGCTCCAGGGAGAGATCGCCGGGCGCCTCGTCGAGGCGGTCGGCGGCGCCCGGACCATCGCGGCCGCCGGCACCGCGCGGCGGGAGACCGCCCGCGTGCTCGCCCCGCTGCCCGGCCTGTCCCACCAGGGGCACCGCATGTGGCGGGTGCAGGGCCGGGCCGCCGCGCAGGCCGTCACGGTCGTGCCGCTGCTCCAGATCACCGTGCTGGCCGTCGCCGGCCTGCGCCTCACCCAGGGGGCGCTCAGCGTCGGCGACCTCCTCGCCGCCTCGCGCTACGCGGTGCTCGCCACCGGGGTCGGCGTGCTCGTCGGCCACGTGAGCGCGATCGTCCGGGCCCGTACGGCCGCGGGGCGCGTCGCCGAGGTCCTGGCAGAGCCCGCCACGGCGCACGGCTACTGCCAACTGCCGGCCGCCGGCGCCGGCACCCTGGAGCTGCGCGGCGTCAGCGCGGAGCGCGGCGGGCGGACGGTGCTGCGCGACGTCGACCTCGTGGTGCCGGGCGGCACGTCCCTGGCCGTCGTCGGCCGCTCCGGCACCGGCAAGTCGGTGCTCGCGGAGCTCGCCGGGCGGCTCGCCGACCCGGCCGCCGGGGTGGTGACGCTCGACGGCGTCCCCCTGCGCGAGCTCGGCCACGACACCCTGCGGCGCGCCGTCGGCTACGCCTTCGCCCGGCCCGCCCCGCTGGGCGGCACGATCGGCGGCACGATCGCCTTCGGCGTCTTCGACCCCGGACCCGACGCCGTCACGGAAGCCGCCCGCGCGGCGTGCGCGGACGGCTTCGTGCGCCGCATGCCGCTCGGCTACGCCACGCCCTGCGAGGACGCTCCGCTGTCCGGCGGCGAGTCCCAACGCCTGGGCCTGGCCCGCGCCTTCGCCCACGCGGGCCGCGTCCTGATCCTGGACGACGCGACGTCCAGCCTCGACACCCTCACCGAACACGAGGTCACCCGCGCCCTCCACGGCACCACCACCCGCACCCGCCTCGTCGTCGCCCACCGCGCCTCGACGGCCGCCCGGGCCGACCGCGTCGCCTGGCTCGCCGACGGCCGCCTCCGCGCGACGGGCACCCACGAGGACCTATGGCGCGACCCGGAGTACCGGGCGCTCTTCGGCGCGCGGTGA
- a CDS encoding ATP-binding cassette domain-containing protein — MPERRRGGGRDDGGGVARRGLRFLRRRRAVVAWLAVWSVVEAAHTFGLGYALARALDSGFLAGRAGVGLGWLGAAAGAVVVGAYGTGRTYGGVAGLVEPLRDGLVRRVVPAALRDADGAAVSRLTHQVEIARDAFAGLVMVSRSFVFTAAGALTGLFLLSPALLVVVVPPLALGLGLFLATLRPLARRQEAFLIADEAVARSFGEVSAGLRDITAGGAERRVREGTGALVDAERRASAALARWSVVRVVALAVAGQVPVVLLLAATPWLLDRSVTPGALVGALAYLTQSLLPALQNLVHGLGGSGSRLAVVLRRLTAGPPPAPAARPTGGHPAAAPTTPAVELRGVTFAYGEHADPVVDGLDLAVPAGSHLAVVGPSGVGKSTLAGLMAGLLVPRSGEVRIGGRPPGDPAGRVLIPQEAYVFSGTLGDNLRYLRADPVTERELTEAAEALGMSGLVARLGGFGARLAPDALSAGERQQIALARAYLSPAPVALLDEATCHLDPAAEARAERAFARRPGTTLIVIAHRAASARRADRVLVMDGPRTRCGDHRELLAASPLYRDLTGAPGPRTPAHAPSHPPRSPRDPDRVDAVAGPGLPGDRRQVVAHGPVGKVQTPGDLPDGGALRGE; from the coding sequence ATGCCTGAGCGCCGTCGTGGCGGCGGCCGTGACGACGGCGGCGGTGTCGCACGCCGAGGGCTGCGCTTCCTGCGCCGCCGGCGGGCCGTCGTCGCGTGGCTGGCCGTGTGGTCCGTGGTCGAGGCCGCGCACACCTTCGGGCTGGGGTACGCGCTGGCCAGAGCGCTGGACTCCGGGTTCCTCGCGGGGCGGGCCGGGGTCGGGCTCGGGTGGCTCGGGGCGGCCGCCGGGGCCGTGGTCGTCGGGGCGTACGGGACCGGGCGTACGTACGGCGGCGTCGCCGGGCTCGTGGAGCCGCTGCGCGACGGACTCGTGCGGCGCGTGGTCCCGGCCGCCCTGCGGGACGCCGACGGCGCCGCCGTCTCCCGGCTGACCCACCAGGTGGAGATCGCCCGGGACGCCTTCGCCGGGCTCGTGATGGTCTCGCGGTCCTTCGTCTTCACGGCGGCCGGCGCCCTGACGGGCCTGTTCCTGCTGTCCCCGGCCCTCCTGGTGGTCGTGGTGCCACCGCTCGCGCTCGGCCTCGGCCTGTTCCTCGCGACCCTGCGGCCCCTGGCCCGCCGCCAGGAGGCCTTCCTCATCGCCGACGAGGCCGTCGCCCGCTCCTTCGGCGAGGTCTCCGCCGGGCTGCGCGACATCACGGCCGGCGGCGCCGAACGGCGGGTCCGCGAGGGGACGGGCGCCCTCGTCGACGCCGAGCGCCGGGCCTCCGCGGCCCTCGCCCGCTGGTCCGTCGTGCGCGTCGTGGCCCTGGCCGTCGCCGGCCAGGTCCCCGTCGTCCTCCTGCTCGCCGCGACGCCCTGGCTGCTCGACCGCTCCGTCACCCCCGGCGCCCTCGTCGGCGCCCTCGCCTACCTCACGCAGTCCCTCCTGCCGGCCCTCCAGAACCTCGTGCACGGCCTCGGCGGAAGCGGCTCCCGCCTCGCCGTCGTGCTGCGCCGCCTCACCGCCGGCCCGCCGCCCGCCCCCGCCGCGCGCCCCACGGGCGGGCACCCGGCGGCCGCGCCCACCACCCCCGCCGTCGAGCTGCGCGGCGTCACCTTCGCGTACGGCGAGCACGCCGATCCCGTCGTCGACGGCCTGGACCTGGCCGTGCCCGCCGGCTCCCACCTCGCCGTCGTCGGCCCCAGCGGGGTCGGCAAGTCGACGCTGGCCGGGCTGATGGCGGGGCTGCTGGTACCCCGGAGCGGCGAGGTGCGGATCGGCGGGCGGCCGCCGGGCGACCCGGCCGGCCGGGTGCTCATCCCGCAGGAGGCGTACGTCTTCTCCGGCACCCTCGGCGACAACCTGCGCTATCTGCGCGCGGATCCGGTCACCGAGCGGGAGCTCACCGAGGCGGCCGAGGCCCTCGGCATGTCCGGGCTCGTCGCGCGGCTCGGCGGCTTCGGGGCGCGGCTCGCCCCCGACGCGCTGTCCGCGGGGGAGCGGCAGCAGATCGCCCTGGCCCGCGCCTATCTCTCGCCCGCTCCCGTCGCGCTGCTGGACGAGGCGACGTGCCACCTCGACCCCGCCGCCGAAGCCCGCGCCGAGCGGGCCTTCGCGCGGCGGCCCGGCACCACCCTGATCGTCATCGCGCACCGGGCCGCCTCGGCCCGCCGCGCGGACCGCGTCCTGGTGATGGACGGCCCGCGCACCCGCTGCGGGGACCACCGCGAACTGCTGGCGGCGTCCCCGCTCTACCGTGACCTCACCGGGGCCCCGGGCCCGCGCACTCCGGCGCACGCCCCCTCACACCCACCCCGCTCCCCGCGAGATCCGGATCGCGTCGACGCGGTTGCGGGCCCCGGTCTTCCGGGTGATCGCCGCCAGGTAGTTGCGCACGGTCCCGTTGGAAAGGTGCAGACTCCGGGCGATCTCCCCGATGGAGGAGCCCTCCGCGGCGAGTGA